The region GCCAACGTTGTGGCAGTACCTGCGCCTGCGCGAGCAGGCCGACGCCGGACCAATGTCACCCGTACGGCTTACACGCCCTCGCCTCGGGCATGCGACCCTCACCCGTCCAGCCCACACTGAGACTGGACCTTCCGCCGCCGCGCCGTTCCCGTGATCACCGATTCGTCGGGAGGCATCGTGGTCGTGCTGGCTCTGCTCGTGCCGGTAGTGCTCCTGCTCCTGATGCTGGCGCTGGACCTCTTCGAAGACCTCCTGTTCCCCTCACCACCACCCCCTCCAGATGACAAGCCCACGGAGCAAGTCGACAGCCACGATCACGGACGGCGAGACACCTAGCGGTCAACGCTCCCGGGTTTCTGAACCGATACCGAAGGGCCCCACCGCTTGCGGTGGGGCCCTTCGGCGTTGGCCGTCTCGGTCGCAGCCGTGTGGCGAGCGTCATGAAGTAGCCCGCCTTCCGACCGCACGGGTTGCCGCCGGCCGGCTCTGGACCGTCCAGCCTCAAGGTTCGCTCGGACGAATAGGGATAGTCGTTCAGGTAGTTCTACTCGCGTTGACAGGATGCACCAGTACGGCGTCAACGGGGGATCGAGCGGCTGCGAGTGGGACGCCGGTCGACACGGCTTCGTCCGGTGCACCCGCAGCCCACCCTTCCGCCACACCCTCCGTCACCGCGGACCCTCGCTTTCCGCCCCGGCTTCCAGACGCGCAGAAAACATTCATCACAACAGGTGGAAAGAAAGGGCCTCACTCATTTCCGGTGCTCCCTCAAATCCAGCGGGGAACTCTGGAAGTCGCGGTGATCTGTTCGGGTTCCGGAACCATCGACCCTCCCGGTTAGCAGCGGGCGGGGTCAGGCGCGTAGGGAGTGCAGCAGGGTGCCGATCTTTGCGGCGACCGTCTCGGCCGAGCCCTGGGCGTACGACGAGTCCATCGCCTCGTACGTGATCCGGGCGTAGCTCTGCGCCTCGGCCATGTTCTTCGAGCCGCCTTCGTGCATCGACATGACGGCGGTGTGCGGGAACGGCGAGTGCTTCTTGATGGCCAGCGCGGTGTCGGTGGACAGCTCCGGCTCGACCCCCACGAACACGCCGTTCCCGAGCTGGAGGATCCAGGCGGGTACGTCGGCCCTGCCGGTCGGGGTGAAGTCGTACGTCTTCGTCGGTCCCGTCGGGTGTCCCATCGCCATCGTGTCGACCGTGACGGTGTCGGTGAGGAGGCGCACGGTCGAGCCCGAACCACCGCCGGAGGTCCTGATGGTCTCGCTGACCCGGACGGCCTCGGTGCCCAGCCGCTCGCCCTGCACGGTGAGAAGCAGCCAGCCGGCGTCCTGGGCATCGACCTGGGACCACTTCTTGTCCTTGTCGATGGTGTACCGCTTCGACCTGAACGCCGGCGCCTGGTCCCCGCAGGAGCCGACCAGGAAGAACCCGACGACCTCGCCGTCGTACTGCTTCTCCACGTGCTGCACCGCAGCGCCCGCCAGGTCGGCCGTGATCGGCAGGTCGCCGCCTGCCATGACCGACTCCATCATGACCGAGGACTGGACGGCGTAGTTGATGAGGACGGCGATGGGGTTGCCGTCCAGGTCGTCGAGGCGGGTGACGCCCACGCCCTTGTCGGACGAGCCCCTCTCACCGGTGCCGAGCCACCAGCCGTCGGCGGTGAGGACGTCCCGGTTGACGTTGACGTCGCAGGTGCCGGTGCCGAAGCCGACCCGCGCGGGCCTGAGGCCCTCGACCGCCGCCGCGATCGCGGTCGCGGTGGCCTTCGTGATCTGCTGCACGTACTGAGCCGCTGCCGGCGAAGAGGTGGTCGCCTGCGCGTGCGGGGCGGAGAACGTGTGCGTCACGGTCACGACGATGTCGGCCGTCGCCACGCCGGACGCCTTCGCGATGGTCGTCCTCATCGCGGCGATCGCCTCCGCGCTGATGGACGTCAGGTCCAGCACGGCGAGAGCGACGCGCCGCGAGCCGTTCTCCGGCAGGAGGATCCGTACGTAGAGGTCGTCGTGGACCGTGGTGAAACCGTCGAGCGGCAGGAGTGCGGACGGGATGTCGATCGCGGCCCGGCCGGCCCCCGCCTTCAGTACCGCCTCCTTCAGCACCGGTTCGGCGTCCGCCGCCTGCGCCGCCGTGGCGCCCCCCAGAGCAGTGGCTGTCACCGCCGCGGCGATGGAGCCGTTCAGGAACGACCGCCGATGCAGCGGGCTGCCGAGCCGGGTGTTCTCGTTCCTGTTCGCGTTCACGTTCTTGGGAACCACAGCTTTCTCCTCCATATTCAAGACACGCGGTAATCAGCCAGAGTTCTGTGAATTTTCGAGGATCCTCACACCGGGAATTGAGGGCGCCAACAATTGCGGCGCGTTATCTAAGATTGCGCTCCGCGAATTCACGTACGCGACCAGGAAACCTCTGCGTAGCCTGTGAAAAAAAGAGCTGCTTTCTCGAAGCGCTTCACAGCATGGGGCGAAACAGTGGTCACTCAGTAGCCCTGGCAATCACTCTCGAAGGAGCTCATCTTCATGGACAGGCGTACGTTCATGGCCGGATCTGCGACTGCGACCGCCGGCGCCCTGGCGGTGCTCGGCAGCGCGACCCCCGGCTCGGCCGACGAGGCAGGCCGGACGGGCTCGGGGGGTGACCACGTGCGGAGCGTCACCGCCATCACGCAGGTCTTCGGCTCCGGGCAGAAACTGGTCGCGGTGGCGGTCGAGTACGACAGCGACATCGACGGTTCGACCCTTTCGACGTCGACGTTCGCGGTCACCGACCGCACCGTGACCAAGGTCTACACGAACAGGACGGCCGACCTCGCGCGGCGGGGCAGGAACGGCCGCTACGTCATCGTGGAGCTGTCGCCGGACGACACCGCGGCGGCCCTGTGGGTGACACAGCAGGGTCCCGGCACTCCTCCCGGCGACGGGTCGGGCGGCGGGTCCGGCGACGGAGGCGGGCCCGGGGCGGGGGGCCCGGTGGTCGGCGACACCACACCGGGAGGAACCATCGTCGCGGCGCGGGCCACGCTGACCCAGCCGGGCACCGTCACCACGACCCGCGGTCGCCGCTACGCCGCGGACAGCACGGCGCGGTCCACCGACGCCGTGGTGAACCTGATCGTCGACGACTTCCGGCAGCTCTCGTTCAGCGACCCCGCGACCGGGCAGACCCTGAGGTACAACCTGTTCGTCCCGAAGAACTACGACCACCGCAAGAGCTACCCGATGGTCCTGTTCATGCACGACGCGAGCGTGGTCAACGTCGCGACGCAAGGCCCCCTGGTCCAGGGCCTCGGCGCCGTGTGCTGGGCGAGCCCGGAAGACCAGGCCCGGCACGAGTCCTTCGTCCTGGCCCCCGAATACGGCTCCGTGGTGATCGACGACAACTACGAGCCGTCGACGCTGTTCGAGGCCACCGCCAACCTCGTCCGGTCGGTGACGCAGGAGTACAGCATCGACCCGGACCGGCTCTACACGACCGGGCAGTCGATGGGCGCGATGATGTCGCTGGGTCTGAACATCAGGTACCCCGACCTGTTCGCGGCCGCGTTCATCGTCGCCGGCCAGTGGCCGGAGACCCAGGCCGCGCCGCTGGCCCAAAAGAAGCTGTGGATCCTCGTCTCCGCGGACGACACCAAGGCCTACCCCGGCGAGCAGGCCATCACCGAGGTCATCCGGGACCAGGGCACACAGGTCAGCACCGCCCTGTGGGACGGCCGGTCCACGGACGCCGAGTTCGCCGCGGACGTCCGGAGCATGAAGGCACAGCGGACCCCGGTGAACTTCGCCGCCTTCGAGACCGGCACCGTCGTGCCGTCCGGCTCCACCACCAGCGCGCACATGGCCACCTGGCAGGTCGCCTACACCATCCCCGGCATCCGGGACTGGATCATGCGCCAGTCCCGCTGAGCCGCGCCGGGCCCGCGCGTCGCGGACGCCCCGGTCGTGATCGCCGGGTGCTGTGCCGACTTCCTCCTGGCGGGAGCCGATGCCCTGTCGCCCCGTCAACTCCCTGCGCCTACAGTCTCGTCGGAGTGACGGGCGAGCGGGGTGGGGTGGGCGGGTATGGAGTCGGCGCAGCGTGTGATCCACCGGAGTGGGCTGTTCTCACGGCTGCTGGTCGTGCTGGTGGGTGTGGCGGTCCTGCTGCTCGGCTACAGCTTGTTCAGGCAGAACCTGTCGGCACGGCTGACCCATGACTGGCCCTGGAAGCTCAGACTGCTGGACATACAGAGCGCCGTCACGGCGGTGCTCGGTACGGGAGGAGCCGCGCTGGCCCGGGCCCAGTACGCGCGGACGGTGCGGCCCGCCATCGGATACGGGGGCCGCGTCGTCGCGAACACGGCTCCGAACGAGCGGCTGGCCTGGATGTGCAAGCTCCTCAACGGCGGGCAGGAGGTGGCGATCACCGCGGACACCAGCTACTGGATCGAGTACACCTCCGCGGGACGCGCCGCCGGCGCCGTCGACTCCTCGGAGTGGATGAGCCAGCCGGAGGCGACAGCGGCGATCGTGAGCCGTGCGCTGGCGGAGCGCCAGGACTTCCAGCT is a window of Streptomyces sp. NBC_00271 DNA encoding:
- a CDS encoding alpha/beta hydrolase-fold protein, whose amino-acid sequence is MDRRTFMAGSATATAGALAVLGSATPGSADEAGRTGSGGDHVRSVTAITQVFGSGQKLVAVAVEYDSDIDGSTLSTSTFAVTDRTVTKVYTNRTADLARRGRNGRYVIVELSPDDTAAALWVTQQGPGTPPGDGSGGGSGDGGGPGAGGPVVGDTTPGGTIVAARATLTQPGTVTTTRGRRYAADSTARSTDAVVNLIVDDFRQLSFSDPATGQTLRYNLFVPKNYDHRKSYPMVLFMHDASVVNVATQGPLVQGLGAVCWASPEDQARHESFVLAPEYGSVVIDDNYEPSTLFEATANLVRSVTQEYSIDPDRLYTTGQSMGAMMSLGLNIRYPDLFAAAFIVAGQWPETQAAPLAQKKLWILVSADDTKAYPGEQAITEVIRDQGTQVSTALWDGRSTDAEFAADVRSMKAQRTPVNFAAFETGTVVPSGSTTSAHMATWQVAYTIPGIRDWIMRQSR